In Trifolium pratense cultivar HEN17-A07 linkage group LG7, ARS_RC_1.1, whole genome shotgun sequence, a genomic segment contains:
- the LOC123899982 gene encoding fasciclin-like arabinogalactan protein 13: MALTTTPLVLILLTLIPFLTAQKAPAPAPSGPINITGIFDKAGQYTTLIRLLNETQQLTQIQSQLNSTSQGFTIFAPTDNAFQNLPSGALNDLSDEQKVQLILYHVTPKYYFLSDFLTVSNPVRTQASGKDGPWGLHFTSQGNQVNVSTGVVTVPINNALRQQFPLAVYQLDKVLLPSELFGAKSPDSSPAPKSSKTPSSKTPSSPIEGDAPAPSSSKKDDSAAGRNVGFGFVVGFGLICMGILF, encoded by the exons ATGGCACTCACTACTACACCTCTTGTACTCATTCTTCTTACTCTCATTCCCTTTCTAACAGCACAAAAAGCACCAGCACCAGCACCTTCAGGCCCAATAAACATCACAGGAATCTTTGATAAAGCTGGCCAATACACCACCCTAATTCGCCTCCTCAATGAAACTCAACAACTCACTCAAATTCAATCTCAACTCAATTCCACTTCACAAGGCTTCACAATCTTCGCCCCAACGGACAATGCCTTCCAAAATCTTCCATCAG GAGCACTCAACGATCTCTCAGATGAACAAAAAGTTCAACTCATTCTCTACCACGTCACACCAAAATATTACTTTCTTTCCGATTTCTTAACCGTTAGTAACCCGGTTAGAACACAAGCTTCTGGTAAAGATGGTCCTTGGGGTCTTCACTTCACTTCACAAGGTAATCAAGTTAATGTTTCTACTGGAGTTGTTACCGTACCAATTAACAACGCTTTGAGACAACAATTTCCTTTGGCTGTTTATCAATTGGACAAGGTTTTGTTACCTTCTGAACTTTTTGGAGCTAAGTCTCCGGATTCATCTCCAGCTCCTAAATCGTCGAAAACTCCTTCTTCTAAGACTCCAAGCAGCCCCATTGAAGGTGATGCTCCAGCGCCTTCGTCTAGTAAGAAGGATGATAGTGCGGCTGGGAGGAATGTTGGATTTGGATTCGTTGTTGGATTTGGTTTGATTTGCATGGGAATTCTTTTTTGA
- the LOC123899990 gene encoding uncharacterized protein DDB_G0292186-like codes for MAKNNKYASINFNHIYDKSITTTNTNNNTTNNKASKNPSISSSSSSFSSASYSAVSAPNKHGRILVLTRPTPKPISQPKPNPDPPIQQVPDRPRSEPGSDSISLRPLGKTGTGSALLPSPVVNGEKQKELGSPKTDKFVPPHLRPGFVPREERVGPELGRFRENLRPKSGGGGGHERNRRVGGSDSGFGNRPNSSG; via the coding sequence ATGGCAAAAAACAACAAGTATGCTTCCATTAACTTCAACCATATCTACGACAAATccataacaacaacaaacacaaacaacaacaccaccaacaacaaAGCATCAAAAAACCcttctatttcttcatcttcttcttcattctcttcCGCTTCTTATTCTGCAGTTTCCGCTCCTAACAAACATGGTCGTATTCTTGTTCTGACCCGACCCACACCCAAACCCATTTCACAACCCAAACCCAACCCCGACCCCCCGATTCAACAGGTTCCAGATCGACCCCGGTCTGAACCGGGATCAGATTCGATCTCGCTTCGTCCTTTAGGAAAAACCGGTACTGGGTCGGCTCTTTTACCTTCGCCTGTTGTGAACGGTGAGAAACAGAAGGAATTGGGTTCTCCGAAAACGGATAAGTTTGTTCCACCGCATCTTCGACCGGGTTTTGTGCCTAGAGAGGAACGGGTTGGACCGGAACTTGGGAGGTTTAGGGAAAACTTGCGACCCAAgtctggtggtggtggtgggcaTGAGAGGAATAGGAGGGTTGGTGGGTCTGATTCGGGTTTTGGGAATCGACCCAATTCGAGTGGATGA
- the LOC123896602 gene encoding protein DETOXIFICATION 20-like yields MVSLGFMAAVSVRVSNELGKGSSKAAKFSIVVTVLTSLAIRSFLFFLIFREILAYIFTSNKEVAAAVGDLAPLLSISILLNSVQPVLSRVAIGAGWQSIVAYVNICCYYIIGIPVGIVLGNVIHWQVKGIWMGMLFGTLIQTIVLIIITYKTNWDEQVSYIFDTT; encoded by the exons ATGGTATCACTTGGTTTCATGGCTGCAGTGAG CGTTCGAGTATCAAACGAGCTTGGTAAAGGAAGCTCCAAAGCCGCAAAGTTCTCAATCGTTGTCACAGTGCTTACATCGTTGGCCATCAGATCCTTTctgtttttcttaatttttaggGAAATACTTGCTTATATATTTACCTCTAATAAAGAGGTGGCCGCAGCTGTCGGAGATTTAGCACCTTTGTTATCGATCTCTATACTGCTAAACAGTGTTCAACCAGTTCTCTCAA GAGTGGCTATTGGAGCTGGCTGGCAAAGCATTGTTGCATATGTCAACATATGTTGTTATTACATCATAGGTATTCCAGTTGGGATTGTGCTTGGTAATGTTATCCATTGGCAAGTCAAG GGAATATGGATGGGAATGTTGTTTGGAACATTGATTCAAACT atagtgctaATTATAATCACCTACAAAACTAATTGGGATGAGCAGGTATCTTACATATTTGATACTACCTGA